CAACCGATGGTCACATTCCAAGTCATTTACACCATCATGCATTGAGGTTCAAAGATTTATTGTGAGCAGAAAGCAGCATTTGACTCGACTGCTCTCAAGAGGAGTGGTCAGAGtcaacacagaagaacaaaaatgtCATCTGAAGGTATTTGGGGGCAACTTATATCTAGAAGCTGTTTTAATAACATGTTAAGGATTTTCATACAAACGTTAGTTTGTCCTAATGATGACGACAGGCATGAGAGATTATAGTCTGTAAGCATAAATAAATTAGTTTTGGGGCGAAAATATGTGAAACCACCGAAGTTCATGCCATTATGTACCGTTATTTTTGATCCTCGGATGGAGTTAAGCTGCACGCCACTATACAATGATGTCACTGTTAGCGACTGTGAGTGAGCAAGTAGTGTccgaaatgttttttaatattgGGTGCGGTGTCTGAGAAAAAATAGTTCATTATACGATATATGACTAGAtatattttgcctttatttaccTTTCACTTTTCCTGATGTTATATTTGAAAGGTGATCTTTTATAGACGTGtggacattttgaatatttgaccACACCTGCCATCATCATGCCTATCAGCCTATtggtgtgccccccccccccccatttatcacctgaagaagaaccTCTGGTCGAAACATTGTGATTGTGatgaatttaaactttttgtggcatttgcgCAAGTGTGCAGAGGTCTATATTCTTCTTCTCAAGTGTCTAAGAAACCATTCGTGTTTGTAGAAAATATTGTTCCAGTCCATGTAGTCGATGAAAAGATATTTCATTGAGACTTTATAGGACCACGAATGTCTAGACAAAAGATTTTTGGGGAACTGGACCAAAAATTTGGACTGATAAACATGAACATCGGACAGAGCCATTTCTAAAATGTAGCTAAAGTCTTGGCTGGAGGcttatacagtatatgtgcTTATAGAGTAGATGACAATGTCTCTATTAATAGCAATAACCAAAACCCGACTCGTTTGGTCTTGAAGTTAAACTTGAAATtcagctccctcctcctcttcctcaaagCTGACTTTAGCTTTAGCTCCCTGCAAACATGTGGATGCTGGCGTTGAACCTGTGTGAGGTCTGATAGTGATGGATGAATTGGGTACATAGACAGAGCACTCGGTGTGGCTGAGATAAGGAGCCCAAAAGAACAAGCAGCCGTTGAGAGGCCTGTCTGTCATTGATATCGCTGTTATCCACTGGCTGTCCAGGGGTTCACAAGCTTCCTCCGGTGGCCAAGTGGCTGTGATTACCTTGATGACATAAAAGGTCACGCTTAACTTGGCGCCACATCGCATCAAAAACCGTGTAAGCCTGGATTAGGTATGGatgatttatacattttcctGTGGATGTCATGAGCTCATATGAAGCCAGTAAAATCCAAGAGAACACCTGTTTGGTCCCAAACGTTTGGATAAttgattgtaaaatgtaaagtctCAAAGTGAAGTATCAAACATTATAATGAACTATTCAATGAACTAAACATTTTGAGTCATCTTCAAAAAATATGTATTCAGTAATTCTCCACAAGGATTAGAAGCACAAATAAACCTCAAgggaaatatgttttttgttttgaatcatTTCACATGGGCGCCTCTTAACGGGAAGGTctggggggttcgatccccagctccagcatctacatgtcagatgtgtccttggccaagacacttaaccccaatcTATTCCTGCTGCTCCatcagcagtgtatgaatgtgattggTTACTTCTgttggacactttacacagcagcctctgccatacATCAATGCTGGAGAgggtttgtttattttgatgtgATATAATAGAAGTGTATTGATTGGCATCAACTGAAACTTATTATTGGCCCTCCAACTCTTTCCTTTCCTGAGAATGTTGTATAAAATGCTTTAATAAGAAAGAATAGAGGTGTTTTTATATGCACCATTTAAAAATATGGAGAGAATGATAGCTGACATAAAGGTAGAACTTGTTTTCCAATCAGtacaaatgtattatttgtcCCCTGACAGCAGCATTTACTGAACTCTACCTTCcaataaagagacaaaaaactTAGCAGCATTtccttttatttgtattgaagTGATGTGGCATACCCAGCTCACTCCACTTTCTAGTTTTAATGGCTGTTGACTCAAGTTGGCCTTCCTTCCTTCACTCATATCTAAATTTAGATTTGTGTTTTAGTGGTTCTTAGGGATAAAAATGCTGATGTAGGCTGAAGGGCTCTTTTTGCCAAAAAGACAGAACTCAGGCAGCTGCAACGGAGACTGAGCGGTGTTTGGCTTGAGTCCGCTGTTCATCTCAAGCTGAACTCGTCTCCTCTCCATCTCATCCATCTGAGGCGTTTTACCATCTCCCTCCACAATGAAACCCAATAGTGTGTAACCAAGGACTGGAGGGAAGGGGGGTCTCTGAGGGTTTATGGCAGTTTGGGGCTTTTACCTGTCAATACACAAGTGACTGTTATTAACAGCAGGGCCGAAGATGAATTCAATACTGACAAATAATTGCATTTCCATCCCAAAAGTCACCATAAATATGCTCATGAAATCTGCGGCGTCAACCACCAAAGAACTGAGGAGAGCTTAATTTCAGAGGGTGAGCTCTCAGCGAGCCATAAGGCAATATTTCAAATCTGTGTTTATTGATTCATATTACAAATGTCCAGATATTTTCCCTTCAGTGCCAGCTGCAGATACCAAGGGCAATCTAAAAGAGACACTGTACTGCAATTCTCAGCAAACCTGAAATATCAGGTGCAGGTACCCCACCAGGTTTTTGAAATCTGACATCtgtatcttttgttttttttaaatctgctttttatttttggtgcatcattttgaataaagtgtaaaataaaataagataagatatctttattgtcaaAATACTGTTGGAGCAAACCTGTAGATGCCTAAAAGAGAGTAGATAAACCTGCCAATATACAGAATAtacaaatacttaaaaataaaaataaaacaatacagtTAAAAATAGTACAACTATGTTTTCTAAGTTTTTTAGGTAGTAAAGTATTGAACAAATAATTAGTATCTCTTTATTGTATCAGTACTGTTATAATGTAAGCATTTTGACTTTCTCCACTGGtacctgcatctccctctatcccactttccaagcccaacacagtctcagcagatgtctgttcatcatgagtctggttctgctcgaggtgtctgcctcttaaaggacgTTTTTGTTCAACCCACTGTAACCTTGCTAAATGTTGCtgagtgctcatgatggatccatgttttgtaaagtgtctcgagttAACATCTGTTGTGAATTGGCGCAATACAAATTACGATTCAGTGATTGATAAATTGATCTGAGGGAGGAAGGTTAATAAAACTGAAAAGACTAATGATGCTAGCAAATatatgataatgatgatgacatgTAAAATTTCATTTTCCTCAAAACAATACTATATGGTGTGATACGCATCCTACTCAGTATTATTTTAGTTGATAAGAATCTAATATAAAGAACAAATGTCTTTTCAGTGAAATTAGTGTGTTTGTGGATTTATTAAACACTTCAACAAAACTACATGTCACCATCTCTCAAAGAGCATCCCTAAGGTTTCAATCTAAAACCGCCCCTGACTGTATGGATCATAAATGTACGTAATAGCAGCTTTAAACATTAGAGACATAATAAGGATGTGGCAGACAATGAAGTGCTGGCTTACTCAGAAAGAAAACCACCCTGAAAAGACTGACTGCAGTAAAATGAAGTGTGCAGGGATGCTGAGAAGTTGCTTACTGATTCTTACTCGTGGTGTGTAAGGAGTGCTGGATAGACCTCAGGATTGAATGCAAGGGTTTTGACCTCAATCAAGGAAATAATTACTGTTGCCCCTCCTGTTGGCGGAATCCATAATTAGCAAGCAAAGCCCCCACAGAAACACAATTAGTCTGAAAACAGATGTAATTACAACTATAATTCTTATTGGAGTcatcaacatcttttttttttttgagtactggaatgttttattgaatttatCAGGAAATTCAATTCTTGCTCTCTTTGTGTGATTCCAACAAAATGTTTCCTGATCAACTCTCCGGGTAGAAAGCATGCACTCCATATGCCCAAATGTTTGCATCCAGACATCTGCCAAAGCAAGTGAAATATGATAATAGAACAGAGGGCATTTGCTCCTAGCTAAAAACAAGTCAAGTGTGACTGACTCCATCATCCTCAAGTATAATGAAGAGTAGTCATGACTGACTGGCATCAATGATAAAAGCTATGGATCACATaagcatgcacatgcacacacacacacacacacacacacacacacacacacacaaatacagtacacacatacacacacacacacgcacacacactcacatcaaagctgctttttttctctgcagtgtgCTTTACTGCAATGAATCACTGTGTTTCCTATATTCTCtcagaagaacaaacacacataacactacctctcctccctcaccaAAAGGCAGTCAATACTGACACCcactcactgtgtgtctgtgtgtgtgtgtgtgtgtgtgtgtgtctgtctgtctgtgtgtctgtgtgtgtgtgtgtgtgtgtctgtgtgtgtgtgtgtgtgtgtgtgtctgtctgtgtgtctgtgtgtgtgtctgtgtgtgtgtgtgtgtgtctgtgtgtgtgtctgtgtgtgtgtgtgtgtgtgtgtctgtgtgtctgtgtgtgtgtgtgtgtgtgtctgtgtgtgtgtgtgtgtctgtgtgtgtgtgtctgtgtgtgtgtgtgtctgtgtgtgtgtgtgtgtgtgtgtgtgtgtgtgtgtgtgtgtgtgtctgtgtgtctgtgtgtgcgtgtttgtgttgCACAGCAGGTGTTTTGTAATTAAAATAAGACTGCGGCAAGTTTGGTGTTCTTGCATTTGCAAACATGTCCCAGTTAACTAgacaaataactttttttttttaaatctaccaTACTAGACCAAAATATTTCTATGTATGTATCCATCTGTCggcctgtttttttctgtctatttGTCTATATCCTGGAcctagacagagagagagagagagggagagagagagagagagagagacagagagacagagagagacagagagagagagagagagacagagacagagagagatagacagagacagagagagagacagagagagacagagagagagagagacagacacagagagacacagagagagagagacagagagagagagagacagagagagagacagagagagagagagacagagagagagagagagagacagagagagagagagacagagagagagagagagacagagagacacagagagagagagacacagagagagagacagagacagagcgagagagacagagagagacagagatacagagagagagagagagacagagagagagagagacagagcgagagagagagacagagagagagagagagagagagacagagagacacagagacacagagagagagagacacagagagagagacagagacagagcgagagagacagagagagagagagagacagagatacagagagagagagagacagagagacagagagagagagagacagagagacagagagagagacagagagagagagagagagacagagacagagagagagacagagagagagagagagagacagagagagagcgagagagacagagaaagagagagagagagagagagacagagagacagagacagagagagacagagagagagagagagagacagagagacagagacagagagagacagagagagagagagagacagagacagagagacagagacagagagagacagagagagagagagagagagagagagagagagagacagagagacagagacagagaaagagagagagagagacagagacagagagacagagacagagagagacagagagagagagagagatggctgTGAGGGAGGAATACTTCATCCAGATATCCATGTAAACCCTGAGTTTGAACACTCAACACACATGGCCTCACTTACTTGCTGTAAGCCACTTGAAAAGGAAATTGTGCTATCgctaaaacatggacatagaaTACGAACACTAAATACCATTAGACAACTtgtttactgaacattttcatttcctcatcGACATTTGCAACCCGCCGCTGTGATTGGCTTGGACAATTCGAATCTTACAACGCTGCTACCAACCAGTCACAACACGCGACAGAATTCCCttagccaatcacagggcacgtacacacacacacacacacacacacacacacacacacacacacacacacacacacacacacactcacacacacacacacacacacacagagcgggACGTTCCGAATTTAGACCCGGAAGTCTGTCTCCTCTGCGCGATCACAACTCCTGTTGTTTATTGACAATACAAAGTAGAAATGTGTTGGTTATGATGCGAAGCGTCGTGTTGTTTAAGTAGATTTGAGCTCAGGTCAATTCTTTCCTGGATATGCTGAAGTCTAGTTGGtgagtttgaaaacaaaaacatttgaagtaCTCTGAAACCAGAGTTTAGTATTAAAACAAAGCTAGTGTTACAAATGTTACTGACACACACCACGGTCAATTGAATCAGTAAATTACTTTATATTGTCTCGACGCTGCttttgtttaatgtttacaGACTGAATATTTCACCAGCATCGAGAACTTAATCTGCctgagttgagttttttttgtaaataaacgGAAGTGACACTACACACCTTACTTTAAACACCTTAATTTAAACACCTTACTTTAAACACCTTAATTTAAACACCTTACTTTAAACACCTTAATTTAAACACCTTACTTTAAACACCTTACTTTAAACACCTTAATTTAAACACCTTAATTTAAACACCTTACTTTAAACACCTTACTTATGTTATTGATCACCTGTTAGATTGTAAACTCTTGAACTTGAAGGGCAGCATGTTCAGGTGTTGTAGCCAGGGCTGCTCCATTACTGCAAAAATCACTATCACGATTAATTAATTCGACTGAtattgattttacaacatctggatcACATGCACTCTGAACACTTACATCatgaggaaaataaacaatcaATGAAAAttaataagtaaaaaaacataaatatttaaaaataacaagtaaataaaaatcaatgaactttGTTTTTGAGGTAGCCTAGAGCAGGGaggggcaactttggtcacagcaaggggccacattcatttaattctcactgccagagggccaaattgtagaatacaaaaacgattacagtcaataatGTCTCCAATTTAACTCGACATATACCAgcgatcaaatattattatggacatatttctggttgtcatgatttcatggcagattttgtcatgtttttcttcatgtttccaattaattgatatgtaaaaattgacccgagggccacgttgagggttgccCACCCCTGGCCTAGAGGAACTCTTCTGAACATAATATatcaacaaacactttgaaacattttccacacatgACAGAACGAGTGTAACACAGCATGCCGCACAGTGATCGTTTAATCtcgattatcttgttttcatgatcctGGAAAGACAAGATCAtgaaattcaaacatttgatgAATTGCTCAGCTCTTGTTGTAGCTGATGACACTAATCAGCATTTTGTGCGTTTATGACAGGTACATTGTTCTCATGctgacctttgttttttttgttttttttactgtaacatCAGGCTCTAACTTCTGTGAGAGATGGAGGAGCTCTACACTCTGGAGAGGGAGGTAGGACGAGGCAGCTATGGAGTGGTGTTTGAGGGCCATATGGCCAAAACAGGAGAGAAGTTGGCCATCAAGCGGCTGCCCTGCAGCAGCCCAGAGTGCATTGAACTCTACCTGCAAGAGCTGTGGGCCATGAGAGCCACCGCTAAGAACCATGTCAATGTCATTGCACTCCACAGCTGTCTTCTGCAGACAGGGCCAAGGAGCCTGAAGAAACTAAAACCAGGCAAACTGCCTGTACGTCTGGTTGAGAGTGTGCTGAAGGGCAGTGTAGTCGGTGCACCTCAAAGTCAGGAAAGGAATACTTCCCAGCCTAACACCCAAAGGAGGACTAATGCTGTTTCTAGACTTGAAGACCGGACTAACACTGTCCAGGCGAGGGCTAATTCTAATGAGAAGACTAGATCAAATGCATCTGATTCTGCAACTCCCCAGAGGCCTCAAaacagaggcagaaagagacCAGCTCAGAGTGAGGAAGAGCAGCCGGGGCCCCTGAGGTGCTTGGCCTTGTGGCTCGTGATGGAGTACTGTGACGGGGGTGATTTGAATCAGTACCTGCTCTCTAGGCCCCCGGACGCCCAGCGTAATCACAGCGTGGTGAAACAGCTCTGCAGGGCGGTGGCCTTCCTGCATACCCTGGGCATCACCCACAGAGACCTGAAGCCTGACAATGTGCTGGTCTGTGTGACACCTAAAGGCCCCGTTGTCAAGGTAGGCAGATTGTTGTGAGGTGACAATGTTTACATCAGATCAAATGGAATCATCCTCGAGCCAGTCAACAAAGCTGTTGGAAAATTGCAGTGCTCAAATGTTGAACTCTTTAAGAGTCGTTTGGTTTTTACAACAGTCACAAAGTTGAGAGaccaacaataaaacaaaaagaagtagaaaaaacaaagctgtggGCAAaacaggtaaaataaaaaacactgagaaaatATCGATCATGTGCACGTCAGGATTTATTAAACTTTCCTTGTGGGGTTTTAAAAAGAGGCTTGTATAAAACGCAACAAAGTGGAAATAAAACATTCCAGTCCAGGCATTTATGTTGATGGTTGGTCGTGTAAGTTCTTTGCATTAAGGgcttaattaaataaaaatgt
The Labrus bergylta chromosome 15, fLabBer1.1, whole genome shotgun sequence DNA segment above includes these coding regions:
- the si:ch211-63o20.7 gene encoding serine/threonine-protein kinase pdik1l-B-like, giving the protein MEELYTLEREVGRGSYGVVFEGHMAKTGEKLAIKRLPCSSPECIELYLQELWAMRATAKNHVNVIALHSCLLQTGPRSLKKLKPGKLPVRLVESVLKGSVVGAPQSQERNTSQPNTQRRTNAVSRLEDRTNTVQARANSNEKTRSNASDSATPQRPQNRGRKRPAQSEEEQPGPLRCLALWLVMEYCDGGDLNQYLLSRPPDAQRNHSVVKQLCRAVAFLHTLGITHRDLKPDNVLVCVTPKGPVVKVADFGLSKMSEGLVEGDLTRQHFSSTCGSDFYMAPEVWGGLTYTAQADIFSLGVMLWAVLERITFVEEGTTQEQLGAYVCKGRSGWLMPLGEALCENADLQLCIPMKFKRAPPLPPPPGPAVCTLLLEMLAVNPDARPPADQLEARVRSALKKDSH